In Helicobacter sp. 11S03491-1, a genomic segment contains:
- the truA gene encoding tRNA pseudouridine(38-40) synthase TruA, with translation MKKLVAKIAYDGSAFSGFARQRNKHISSVCERIEFALRSMGINDEILGAGRTDKGVHASGQIISFCVNGAMEIDKIKFLLNHKLYPHIFIKNLKQVDFSFHPRFDAKRRGYRYIFDNKFHNPFISKYISNENYGDKERMQKALNLFLGKHCFCYFKKQGSPTKSDIREIFVARFYEHKIFSQKYNVIYIEADGFLRAQVRLMIACVLAYCRGEITQEDIILQLNGKKQCINLPVSPNGLYLVRVIY, from the coding sequence ATGAAAAAACTTGTAGCAAAAATTGCTTATGATGGAAGTGCTTTTAGCGGATTTGCCAGGCAAAGAAATAAGCATATCAGTAGTGTTTGTGAACGTATTGAGTTTGCCTTGAGGAGTATGGGGATTAATGATGAGATTTTAGGAGCCGGGCGAACGGATAAGGGTGTCCATGCCAGCGGGCAGATAATTAGTTTTTGTGTAAATGGGGCTATGGAAATTGATAAAATAAAATTTTTACTCAACCATAAACTTTATCCTCATATTTTTATTAAAAATCTCAAACAAGTTGATTTTTCTTTTCATCCTAGATTTGATGCCAAAAGAAGGGGTTATCGCTATATTTTTGACAATAAATTTCATAATCCTTTTATTTCTAAATATATTTCAAATGAAAATTATGGGGATAAAGAGCGTATGCAAAAGGCATTAAATCTTTTTTTGGGAAAACATTGTTTTTGTTATTTTAAAAAACAAGGGAGTCCAACAAAAAGTGATATAAGAGAAATATTTGTAGCCAGATTTTATGAGCATAAGATTTTTTCTCAAAAATATAATGTGATTTATATTGAGGCTGATGGGTTTTTGAGGGCACAAGTGCGGCTTATGATCGCTTGCGTTTTAGCTTATTGCAGAGGAGAAATTACGCAAGAAGATATTATTTTGCAACTCAATGGCAAAAAACAATGTATTAACTTGCCTGTTAGTCCAAATGGTTTGTATTTGGTTCGAGTGATTTATTGA
- a CDS encoding LptF/LptG family permease, whose protein sequence is MIKKYIFLAVSQIFFPFFLVLFFIASVVLLISIAGVTLVVKMNVLDLGQLFLYSLPGTVFFIIPITFFAACVLGLSRLSYDYELLVFFSLGISPKKILKIFIPISLLVSVVLLMFSLAMIPLSKSAYSDFIAEKKNKVDINIRPGEFGQKLGDWLVYVNKAHSNHYNQLVLFSSDGLSQESFIVADSGEVDNNGGVFELTLHNGDAYFAQNSEIKKIDFKQMILKNEAGALKLNSYDLISYWKSAFKGDTSQARRFSQAIMTSVFPLVSIFLIPLFGIANPRFHKNMSYVYILLSVGIYFLIMHITSQNIPFWGLIFLPILWLIGSYWLYRRFVLKFY, encoded by the coding sequence ATGATTAAAAAATATATTTTTTTAGCTGTTTCACAAATCTTTTTTCCATTTTTTCTTGTATTATTCTTTATAGCTTCTGTTGTTTTGCTTATCAGCATAGCCGGAGTTACTCTGGTTGTGAAAATGAATGTTTTAGATTTGGGGCAACTATTTTTATATTCTTTGCCCGGAACAGTATTTTTTATTATCCCAATCACTTTTTTTGCTGCTTGTGTTTTGGGACTTTCAAGACTTTCATATGATTATGAATTGTTAGTATTTTTTTCTTTAGGAATTTCTCCTAAAAAAATTCTAAAAATATTTATTCCTATTAGTTTGCTGGTGAGTGTCGTATTGTTGATGTTTTCACTCGCGATGATCCCATTATCAAAAAGTGCTTATTCTGATTTTATAGCAGAGAAAAAAAATAAAGTAGATATCAATATTAGACCCGGAGAATTTGGACAAAAACTTGGAGATTGGCTTGTGTATGTTAATAAGGCCCATTCTAATCATTACAATCAACTCGTGCTCTTTTCTAGTGATGGGCTTTCTCAAGAAAGTTTTATTGTTGCTGATAGTGGAGAAGTGGATAATAATGGAGGTGTTTTTGAATTGACTTTGCATAATGGGGATGCTTATTTTGCTCAAAATAGTGAAATTAAAAAAATTGATTTTAAACAAATGATCCTCAAGAATGAAGCAGGCGCCCTGAAGCTCAACTCTTATGATCTTATTAGTTATTGGAAAAGCGCCTTCAAAGGAGACACTTCCCAAGCAAGAAGATTTTCTCAAGCAATCATGACATCAGTTTTTCCTTTAGTAAGTATATTTTTAATTCCTTTATTTGGAATAGCCAATCCCAGATTTCATAAAAATATGTCTTATGTATATATACTTTTAAGTGTGGGAATTTATTTTTTAATTATGCATATAACAAGTCAAAATATTCCATTTTGGGGTTTAATTTTTTTGCCTATATTATGGTTAATAGGTTCTTATTGGCTGTATAGAAGATTTGTTTTGAAATTTTATTGA
- a CDS encoding prepilin peptidase gives MSYDLFVFGKNHFLYFLISPGHVGIDGLGLGLLGWILFEMSKYLNTRYCLNVFTKRISNISILIILMFFGFGIAYFYKGIFEIWLMVVLTLMFLLAFIDYKILGVPDWMNFALLFCIVLGCIYFGGENILLFDMFFEGLGLAGLFAILRIFGDMIYKKEILGEGDIVFGASSGLLFGIYNSLIAIFWGCVFASILVLFFKILGKNILKIPLITFMFIGLFFCFVMGIIL, from the coding sequence ATGAGTTATGATTTGTTTGTTTTTGGCAAAAATCATTTTTTATATTTCTTGATTTCTCCCGGTCATGTTGGTATTGATGGATTAGGGCTAGGTCTATTGGGGTGGATACTTTTTGAAATGAGTAAATATCTAAATACAAGATATTGTTTAAACGTTTTTACAAAAAGAATTTCAAATATCAGTATTTTGATCATTTTGATGTTTTTTGGCTTTGGTATTGCTTATTTTTATAAGGGTATTTTTGAAATTTGGCTTATGGTTGTTCTCACTTTGATGTTTTTATTAGCTTTTATAGATTATAAAATACTTGGAGTGCCTGATTGGATGAATTTTGCTTTGTTATTTTGTATTGTTTTAGGATGCATTTATTTTGGTGGTGAAAATATCTTATTGTTTGATATGTTTTTTGAAGGTTTGGGTCTGGCGGGGTTATTTGCGATATTGAGAATATTTGGTGATATGATTTATAAAAAGGAAATTTTAGGAGAGGGTGATATTGTTTTTGGCGCTTCAAGCGGATTGTTATTTGGGATATATAACAGCCTTATAGCGATTTTTTGGGGTTGCGTTTTTGCAAGTATCCTTGTGTTATTTTTTAAAATTTTGGGTAAAAATATTTTAAAAATCCCACTCATAACCTTTATGTTTATTGGTTTATTCTTTTGTTTTGTCATGGGGATTATTTTATGA